One part of the Streptomyces sp. AM 2-1-1 genome encodes these proteins:
- a CDS encoding FAD-binding and (Fe-S)-binding domain-containing protein, whose translation MAEPHVLTPALARDLRAEVRGETSFDATARALTTMDASNYRRVPLGVVAPRDADDVAAALAVCRAHRVPVVPRGGGTSIAGQATGTGIVLDLTRHLNAIVELDPGSRTAVVQPGVVLDDLRAAAAPHALTFGPDPSTHGRCTLGGMIGNNSCGAHSVAWGTTADNVRSLTVARYGGGTLRLGRGWGSPGGDRAPAGLRQLVDGRLAPLRTGFPDLPRRISGYALDALLPEHPGGPDLARAFCGSEGTLAVVTEATVRLVGSPPARALAVLGYPDEAAAAEAAAGLLPYGPLTVEGMAADLVRAPAGSSRSVGDPAGLPRGGAWLFVETGGATPAEARERAVRIVRAADAFDAAVVTDPAGQRALWRIREDAAGTATRMPDGAEAWPGWEDCAVPPARLGPYLREFRTLLAAHGLRGTPYGHFGDGCIHVRIDFDLLTPDGIARFRRFSEDQARLVAAHGGSLSGEHGDGQARAELLPLMYGDELVSLFGAYKDLWDPDGGMNPGMLVRPDRLDANLRFDVLPRRPVDVAFGYPEDGGDFTAAVRRCVGVAKCRTAAAPGAGVMCPSFRATGEEEHSTRGRARLLHEMLAGEIVTDGWRSEEVRDALDLCLSCKGCRSDCPVGVDMATYKAEFLHHHYRGRLRPAAHYAMGSLPRWLRLAAPVAPLLNALARVRPLAALAKRLAGIAPQRPVPVLARETFTRWWTRQRGRPGAASRADAGGAAGAGGGAGGASGAGGVGGGASGAGTGGAVVLWPDTFTTHLAPEVGRAAVRVLESAGRTVHHPGPGLCCGLTYVSTGRLDRARTVMRRTLDRLGTSLGRPLVVLEPSCAAALRTDLPELLHDDPRAAELAASVRTLAEYLEEFAPDWEPPRLDRAVAGQTHCHQHAVLGDAADRRVRARAGLTGELTGGCCGLAGNFGFEKGHWEVSVACAEERLLPAVRAAVPGTEILADGFSCRTQLEQLAGVRARHLAQVLAEGLE comes from the coding sequence ATGGCCGAACCGCACGTCCTCACCCCCGCCCTGGCCCGGGACCTGCGCGCCGAGGTCCGGGGGGAGACCTCCTTCGACGCGACCGCCCGGGCGCTCACCACGATGGACGCCTCCAACTACCGGCGGGTCCCGCTCGGAGTCGTCGCCCCGCGCGACGCCGACGACGTCGCCGCGGCCCTCGCCGTCTGCCGCGCCCACCGGGTGCCCGTCGTCCCGCGCGGTGGCGGCACCTCCATCGCGGGCCAGGCCACCGGCACCGGGATCGTCCTCGACCTCACCCGGCACCTGAACGCGATCGTGGAGCTGGACCCCGGATCCCGGACGGCGGTCGTCCAGCCCGGCGTGGTCCTCGACGACCTGCGGGCCGCCGCCGCCCCGCACGCACTCACCTTCGGCCCCGACCCGTCCACCCACGGCCGCTGCACCCTCGGCGGCATGATCGGCAACAACTCCTGCGGCGCGCACTCCGTCGCCTGGGGCACCACCGCCGACAACGTCCGCTCCCTCACCGTCGCCCGCTACGGCGGCGGCACCCTGCGCCTCGGCCGGGGCTGGGGGAGCCCCGGCGGGGACCGCGCCCCCGCCGGGCTGCGGCAGCTCGTCGACGGCCGGCTCGCCCCGCTGCGCACCGGCTTCCCGGACCTGCCGCGCCGCATCTCCGGTTACGCGCTGGACGCACTGCTCCCGGAACACCCCGGCGGCCCCGACCTCGCCCGCGCCTTCTGCGGCAGCGAGGGCACCCTCGCCGTCGTCACCGAGGCCACCGTCCGGCTGGTCGGGTCGCCGCCCGCCCGCGCCCTCGCCGTCCTCGGCTACCCCGACGAGGCCGCCGCCGCGGAGGCCGCCGCGGGGCTCCTGCCGTACGGCCCGCTCACCGTCGAGGGGATGGCCGCCGACCTCGTCCGTGCCCCCGCCGGGAGCTCCCGGAGCGTCGGCGACCCCGCCGGGCTGCCGCGCGGCGGCGCGTGGCTCTTCGTCGAGACCGGCGGCGCCACCCCGGCCGAGGCCCGGGAGCGGGCGGTCCGGATCGTGCGCGCCGCCGACGCGTTCGACGCGGCCGTCGTCACCGACCCGGCCGGACAGCGGGCCCTGTGGCGCATCCGTGAGGACGCCGCCGGCACCGCCACCCGGATGCCGGACGGCGCCGAGGCGTGGCCCGGCTGGGAGGACTGCGCGGTACCGCCCGCGCGCCTCGGGCCGTACCTGCGCGAGTTCCGCACCCTGCTCGCCGCCCACGGGCTGCGCGGGACGCCGTACGGCCACTTCGGCGACGGCTGCATCCACGTCCGCATCGACTTCGACCTCCTCACCCCGGACGGCATCGCCCGCTTCCGCCGTTTCTCCGAGGACCAGGCACGCCTCGTCGCCGCCCACGGCGGCTCGCTCAGCGGCGAGCACGGCGACGGCCAGGCCCGTGCCGAACTGCTCCCCCTCATGTACGGCGACGAGCTGGTCTCCCTCTTCGGCGCGTACAAGGACCTCTGGGACCCGGACGGCGGGATGAACCCCGGGATGCTGGTCCGCCCCGACCGCCTCGACGCCAACCTCCGCTTCGACGTCCTGCCCCGCCGCCCGGTGGACGTCGCCTTCGGATACCCCGAGGACGGCGGCGACTTCACGGCGGCCGTGCGCCGCTGCGTGGGCGTCGCCAAGTGCCGTACGGCCGCGGCGCCCGGCGCGGGCGTCATGTGCCCCTCCTTCCGCGCCACCGGCGAGGAGGAGCACTCGACGCGCGGCCGGGCCCGGCTGCTGCACGAGATGCTGGCCGGCGAGATCGTCACGGACGGCTGGCGCTCCGAGGAGGTCCGCGACGCCCTCGACCTCTGCCTCTCCTGCAAGGGGTGCCGCAGCGACTGCCCGGTCGGCGTCGACATGGCCACCTACAAGGCGGAGTTCCTCCACCACCACTACCGGGGGCGGCTCCGCCCGGCCGCGCACTACGCGATGGGCTCGCTGCCCCGCTGGCTCCGGCTCGCCGCCCCCGTCGCCCCGCTCCTGAACGCCCTGGCACGCGTCCGCCCTCTCGCGGCCCTCGCCAAACGGCTGGCCGGCATCGCCCCGCAACGGCCGGTCCCCGTGCTCGCGCGGGAGACCTTCACCCGGTGGTGGACACGGCAGCGGGGACGGCCCGGGGCGGCGTCGCGGGCGGATGCCGGTGGGGCGGCCGGTGCGGGTGGAGGTGCAGGTGGGGCGTCCGGTGCGGGTGGAGTTGGCGGTGGGGCGTCCGGTGCGGGGACCGGCGGGGCGGTCGTGCTGTGGCCGGACACCTTCACCACCCACCTCGCGCCGGAGGTGGGCCGCGCGGCGGTGCGTGTCCTGGAGTCCGCCGGACGGACCGTCCACCACCCGGGCCCGGGTCTGTGCTGCGGGCTGACCTACGTCTCCACGGGCCGGCTCGACCGCGCCCGCACGGTCATGCGGCGCACCCTGGACCGGCTGGGCACCTCGCTCGGCCGGCCCCTCGTGGTCCTGGAACCGAGCTGCGCCGCCGCGCTCCGCACCGATCTGCCCGAACTCCTCCACGACGACCCGCGCGCGGCCGAACTCGCCGCCTCCGTGCGGACGTTGGCGGAGTACCTGGAGGAGTTCGCCCCCGACTGGGAGCCGCCCCGGCTGGACCGCGCGGTGGCCGGGCAGACCCACTGCCACCAGCACGCGGTGCTCGGCGACGCGGCTGACCGCCGGGTGCGCGCCCGCGCCGGACTGACCGGTGAGCTGACGGGCGGATGCTGCGGCCTGGCGGGCAACTTCGGCTTCGAGAAGGGCCACTGGGAGGTCTCGGTGGCCTGCGCGGAGGAGCGGTTGCTGCCCGCCGTACGGGCGGCGGTCCCCGGGACGGAGATCCTCGCCGACGGCTTCTCCTGCCGCACCCAGCTGGAGCAGCTGGCGGGCGTACGGGCCCGGCACCTGGCCCAGGTACTGGCGGAAGGGCTGGAGTGA